In one window of Henckelia pumila isolate YLH828 chromosome 1, ASM3356847v2, whole genome shotgun sequence DNA:
- the LOC140885092 gene encoding protein FLX-like 3, with translation MAGRNRMPRHPDNFRGLHDDPRSILRRGPLPHPFAMEEELDLQRRDIQRLLAENRHVLDDNVMLQRDFSSVKDEIHRLSQVIPKLNGEREAQRRDFIERGLKLEAELRASEPLRAEVTQLRTDAQKLSGVRNDLSTQVQNLTKDVKKLQAENKQLTVMKTDVEKMRKELADARRIFEHEKKENEELVEQNRSMEQNLISMARELEQLRAEQSRTEIGIGGYGMLNGSRETRYPGPYGDTWGSYDKHGPYRR, from the exons ATGGCTGGGAGAAATCGCATGCCTCGCCATCCTGATAATTTTCGAGGTCTCCATGATGATCCACGGTCTATTTTGCGTCGAGGTCCCCTCCCTCATCCTTTTGCCATGGAAGAGGAACTAGATCTCCAACGAAGAGACATTCAAAGACTCCTCGCTGAAAACAGACACGTGCTTGATGATAATGTGATGCTTCAAAGGGATTTCTCGTCTGTGAAAGATGAGATTCATAGATTAAGTCAGGTTATTCCTAAACTGAATGGTGAACGAGAGGCACAACGGAGGGACTTCATTGAAAGAGGTTTGAAACTAGAGGCTGAACTCCGTGCTTCAGAACCTCTGAGAGCAGAGGTGACTCAATTAAGGACTGATGCACAAAAACTAAGTGGAGTTCGGAATGATTTATCGACACAGGTTCAAAATCTCACGAAGGATGTTAAGAAACTCCAAGCGGAGAACAAGCAGTTAACTGTAATGAAGACTGATGTTGAGAAGATGAGGAAAGAGCTTGCTGATGCCAG GAGAATTTTCGAACATGAGAAGAAAGAGAACGAAGAGTTGGTAGAGCAAAATCGGTCAATGGAGCAAAATCTCATCTCTATGGCCCGAGAATTGGAGCAACTACGTGCTGAGCAATCAAGGACAGAAATTG GTATTGGAGGATATGGAATGCTTAATGGAAGTCGCGAAACAAGATATCCAGGGCCATATGGTGATACCTGGGGGTCGTATGATAAACATGGTCCTTATCGACGTTGA
- the LOC140885084 gene encoding 3-ketoacyl-CoA synthase 6-like, with the protein MNSKQNFTSLEILCFSFFMIYGFTVFLMKRPRTVYLVDFALFKPPQSMRVSFAGFMEHARLVLPNQPKSVHFQIKILERSGLGETTCLPPAIHYIPPTPNMSLAREEAELVVFSCMDSLFQKTGIHPRDVDILILNCSLFSPTPSLTAMVVNKYKMRSNIKSYNLSGMGCSAGLISLDLAKDLLQHHPRSNAVVISTEILTPNCYMGKERAMLLPNCLFRMGGAAILLSNKTSDRSRAKYRLSHVVRTHKGADDKSYRCVSQEEDSEGNVGIMLNIDLMRIAGEALKSNITTLGPLVLPASEQLRFVISLIRRKLFDPKIKPYIPDFKQAFDHFCIHAGGRAVIDELQKSLSLTAEQVEASRMTLHRFGNTSSSSLWYELSYIENKGRMKKGDRVWQIAFGSGFKCNSAVWKCNRTIKKPSDGAWADCIDTYPVFIPEVLKL; encoded by the coding sequence ATGAATTCCAAGCAGAACTTCACCTCTCTAGAGATCCTCTGCTTTTCCTTCTTCATGATTTATGGTTTCACTGTATTCCTCATGAAACGGCCCCGAACTGTTTATCTGGTGGATTTTGCCCTCTTCAAGCCTCCTCAAAGCATGCGAGTCTCCTTCGCAGGTTTCATGGAGCATGCAAGATTGGTCTTACCCAATCAACCTAAAAGTGTCCATTTCCAGATTAAGATTCTTGAACGTTCTGGTCTCGGGGAAACAACATGCTTGCCACCCGCAATCCATTACATTCCTCCTACACCCAACATGTCTCTCGCTAGAGAAGAAGCTGAACTTGTCGTCTTTTCTTGCATGGATTCGCTGTTTCAGAAAACGGGCATCCACCCCAGAGATGTGGATATCTTGATCTTGAATTGCAGCCTCTTTTCTCCCACTCCTTCTCTAACAGCCATGGTGGTTAACAAGTACAAAATGAGAAGTAATATCAAGAGTTACAATTTATCCGGAATGGGATGCAGCGCGGGTTTGATTTCGCTCGATTTAGCCAAAGATCTACTTCAACACCACCCAAGATCAAATGCCGTGGTTATAAGCACTGAGATTCTTACGCCAAATTGTTACATGGGTAAAGAAAGAGCCATGCTCCTCCCCAACTGCTTGTTCAGAATGGGCGGCGCCGCCATACTCTTGTCCAACAAGACCTCCGACCGCAGCCGCGCTAAATATAGACTGTCGCATGTTGTAAGAACCCACAAAGGAGCTGATGATAAATCATACAGATGCGTGTCGCAAGAAGAGGATTCTGAAGGGAATGTGGGGATAATGTTGAACATTGATCTGATGAGAATCGCCGGCGAAGCGTTGAAATCCAATATCACCACACTCGGCCCTTTGGTTCTTCCTGCATCGGAGCAGCTACGTTTCGTTATTTCACTCATAAGGAGGAAGCTATTCGACCCGAAAATAAAGCCGTATATTCCAGATTTCAAGCAGGCTTTCGACCATTTCTGCATACACGCTGGCGGAAGGGCGGTGATCGACGAGCTTCAGAAGAGCCTGAGCCTGACGGCGGAGCAAGTGGAGGCGTCGAGAATGACGTTGCACAGATTTGGAAACACgtcttcttcatcactttgGTATGAACTGAGTTACATTGAGAATAAAGGGAGGATGAAGAAAGGAGACAGGGTTTGGCAGATTGCTTTCGGGAGCGGATTTAAGTGTAACAGCGCCGTTTGGAAATGCAATCGGACGATCAAGAAACCGTCCGACGGAGCTTGGGCCGATTGCATCGATACATATCCGGTTTTCATACCAGAAGTCCTCAAGCTTTAA